The DNA region GATAAAGTCGAAACAATAAGATGCACATATCACTTAACGCGTTATTACAcgcatatatttatattgacatgtatatatacatacgtTAGACGGAAAAGATACGACAATTAAAGACAATTACATTTATCAGTGGAAAGATAAATGCATGGAtttctgttaataaataataaaaagtacaatGTGCCCGGTTATCGCGCATCTTTTGTGTTTTATGCAGACGTTTCGCTATTTACATGTTATAAGATAATAATGGGAGGCACATAAATATCATTATCCTAAAATGCACATTTGTTAcacaaaaaatcataaattttgagGTATCTCTATTATTGTTGCTGCTGTTGGTGGGAATAATCTGGGATTCTGTAAAGGTCCTCGTTGATGCCGTACAAACTGGGTGTACCGGCGCAATCAACGTTGAAGAACCAATCGCAGACGCGGGCATATTGATTGAAAATGGTACCGTTCGGGCAGAGGAAGCTGAACTTTTGGCCGTTGGGGAGACACCAGTGCCATACctgaaattaatacaaaaaatgtataattaacaaaattaataaacagaaaaactaattgaaaatatattttggtttaaaaaatgtgtaaattattGGGGTGgtgttaaaaatgataatccacaataGCACTCAAACTCTTagacttataaaattaaaaaataacatatgcTGTATATTCGAGAAAATTGAACAGTTTTACAGGATTTGCTAATTTAACTCACTATAGAAGAACAGTGTCagattgataattattatataatataaaaatgataataagctttgattatttattatgtattaccATCAAAGTTTTTTTTGCCATTGTCCATTATCATAATTCCAGAAAAGATggacattatattttttgacttttttatgTAGATTCATGACCAATACGATTTCGGACGTATATAATCATATTCGACACCACTCAATGTCACAATAAATACAGTTACATTATACTAATAGTAATGAAATTgcaaaaattgcaaaaaaataatggtcaattacaaattaacaaaaaaacaagTAATTTTCTTAATCATAAAAGATCTTGCaaaacaatgtaatttataatatattatagtctaattttaaaatcctcaaataatattatattttataaaaaaagacatAGAACTGTCTCTCatattcaaatgtttttaaatataataatttaatttcttatacactgggaaaattaattatatttcttatacataaaaatataattaatcttttcagttttacaaaaaattcaaaacctGCAATTGTGTTAATATATTGACAGTTCGATTGTATTTTCGTCTTCCTGTGCaattttgtctaatttttttaaataataaatgcgtGTGCAAATTGAACGAAGTGGCTATAGTTCGTCatatttacttcaaaaaaaacatatgaaatttatacagaataatcaatttcaccaattcaatatatatgcaattatatttttataatagaatattataatttttaattcttttctttaagtaaaataaaactatgcttcgaaatattttattttttaattcatattaccactatttaaaaataaagaattttattaatcactgtatatatacttaatatagttacaatttttataatttaaatagttttcccAAAGTTAAGTTAAGTTTAGACTTAAAATTGTGGTTTCTTTCTGTATGATAAAATACGgtaattgagaaaaaatacaattataaataagttggTCATCGTTCAatcttccaaaaatattttcataagaagaaatttagttaatactGTTCTGTGTTTACTTGACAGACATGTTTTAGTATTGAATTTGTAGATAATTAAGGATTTCATTAAACATTTGGTATTGGAAAGtattttcaaaacatatatttgaacaaaagtaaataattaaacataaaactgcgttaaaagttttaaccccaagtataatattttatacagaccattatacaaattttctcaCATTTATAGACTTATCTATCTAATTTGTGTGtcctttttgtataaaaaaatttagtatagtaTTTGGTCTTCAAGCATGGTTAGTCTTTGATATTAGTTTCTTGAAAGcaagatattttcaataagtatGTTTGGTCAAACTtataaacatgtaaataaatacgtaaaatataattgaattaaaaattttaactccaaatataatattttaggcaaacgaataaaataaaaaatatataatgtaatttaggaatatttcttataatgtCAGTTCTGTGTTCATATTGGAAAATTCTATCATTTAATTCACATgaaggtttatttatttatctattatttgcACTGTAATAGAggcattaaaatgtaaaataaaattatgaagacTAATGAATTGAATGAATTTCTATCCTTAGTGCACTTTCAAACAACCACTTCAGTGTATTATTAGTTGCCTAGTAATCAAAACCGTTAGATGGATTTGTAaagaacattttgaaatatttaatacaaatattagaatttcaaaaatatataagtttgCCTCTTCGAGTACCTACAAAAGAATGTATatcatgttaaattaataagtaataatgtaataagttTGACGGTAGTCTTCTAGTATAGATGCTCACCTGACATTGAGCTTCCGGATCACTGTAGTAGCCAGGTAGCCGTTGATCACACCTGAACTGCAAGCCCTGAGGCACTTCGCTGTAGGTCGGATAATCCTGGCCAGCAATATACCCATCCAATTGCTGAAACGTAACAaccaaactaaattcaaaTGCTTTTGAAATGTCTACAAATTTAGTTCCGTTCACATT from Aethina tumida isolate Nest 87 chromosome 1, icAetTumi1.1, whole genome shotgun sequence includes:
- the LOC109609218 gene encoding U-scoloptoxin(01)-Cw1a-like isoform X2 yields the protein MFSIRNVFVTVLCGVLVHHVLSQLDGYIAGQDYPTYSEVPQGLQFRCDQRLPGYYSDPEAQCQVWHWCLPNGQKFSFLCPNGTIFNQYARVCDWFFNVDCAGTPSLYGINEDLYRIPDYSHQQQQQ
- the LOC109609218 gene encoding U-scoloptoxin(01)-Cw1a-like isoform X1; the protein is MMMICGNSLGYCCKRDTMDLYNVNGTKFVDISKAFEFSLVVTFQQLDGYIAGQDYPTYSEVPQGLQFRCDQRLPGYYSDPEAQCQVWHWCLPNGQKFSFLCPNGTIFNQYARVCDWFFNVDCAGTPSLYGINEDLYRIPDYSHQQQQQ